One window of Neptuniibacter halophilus genomic DNA carries:
- a CDS encoding aldehyde dehydrogenase family protein, whose protein sequence is MNSATFTPSPEATAFIQREHRFLVGDQWLSAADGRTIDVVNPSDGEVITRVPAAGKAEMDLAVQTARQTFDDSAWSRIKPVDRQKLLWDFADLIEKNAGLLAEIEAMDNGKSVVIAEHVDIRLAVDFLRYMAGFATKIEGRSVDVSVPFMPDAQFHGYTRREAVGVVGAIVAWNFPLLLACWKLGPALATGCTVVLKPAEDTPLTALKLGELALEAGYPPGVVNVVTGYGQEAGAALTANPDVDKLTFTGSTDVGKLIGKAAMDTMTRVTLELGGKSPTIVLPDADLQSAAAGAANAIFFNQGQVCCAGSRLYVHKKHFDNVVADISDIANSMTLGAGLDPNAQMGPLVSAKQQSRVCGYIEQGISSGARLTAGGGAADRPGFFVKPTVMVNVDQNASVVQEEIFGPVLVAMPFDDIDEAVRIANDSQYGLGASIWSNNLSEVHRMIPRIKSGSVWVNCHTALDPALPFGGYKQSGLGREMGSDVIEHYTEVKSVLMSI, encoded by the coding sequence ATGAATTCAGCTACATTCACCCCCTCACCTGAAGCCACCGCTTTTATTCAACGTGAACACCGCTTTCTGGTAGGCGACCAGTGGCTCAGTGCAGCCGACGGGCGCACCATCGACGTCGTCAATCCATCCGATGGCGAGGTGATCACCCGGGTACCGGCTGCCGGTAAAGCAGAGATGGATCTGGCCGTACAAACCGCCCGACAGACCTTTGACGACTCCGCCTGGAGTCGGATCAAGCCGGTTGATCGACAAAAACTACTCTGGGACTTCGCTGATCTGATCGAGAAAAATGCAGGCCTGCTGGCTGAGATCGAAGCGATGGATAACGGTAAAAGCGTCGTCATCGCTGAGCATGTGGATATCCGGCTGGCAGTCGACTTCCTCCGCTATATGGCTGGCTTCGCAACCAAAATCGAAGGCCGCAGCGTAGATGTGTCTGTACCCTTTATGCCGGATGCACAGTTCCACGGTTACACCCGACGTGAAGCGGTGGGGGTTGTCGGTGCAATCGTCGCCTGGAACTTCCCGCTGTTGCTGGCCTGCTGGAAACTGGGCCCGGCTCTGGCTACCGGTTGTACCGTGGTTCTGAAGCCCGCCGAAGACACCCCGCTGACCGCACTGAAACTCGGCGAACTGGCGCTGGAAGCCGGCTATCCGCCGGGCGTGGTGAACGTCGTTACAGGTTATGGTCAGGAAGCGGGTGCGGCACTGACGGCGAATCCAGATGTGGATAAGCTGACCTTCACCGGTTCGACCGACGTCGGTAAATTGATCGGTAAAGCCGCCATGGACACCATGACCCGGGTCACCCTTGAGCTGGGTGGTAAATCCCCGACCATCGTCCTGCCGGATGCCGATCTGCAAAGTGCAGCCGCCGGCGCGGCTAACGCAATCTTCTTTAACCAGGGACAGGTCTGCTGTGCAGGTTCTCGCCTCTACGTTCACAAGAAACACTTCGACAACGTCGTGGCCGATATCTCTGATATTGCCAACAGCATGACACTGGGTGCAGGCCTCGACCCGAATGCGCAGATGGGCCCACTGGTTTCCGCGAAGCAGCAGTCACGGGTCTGTGGTTATATCGAACAGGGCATCAGCAGCGGAGCCCGCCTGACTGCCGGTGGCGGTGCCGCCGACCGTCCGGGCTTCTTCGTTAAACCGACCGTGATGGTCAACGTCGATCAGAACGCCAGCGTTGTACAAGAGGAGATCTTCGGCCCGGTACTGGTCGCGATGCCGTTTGACGACATCGATGAAGCGGTGCGTATCGCCAACGACAGCCAGTACGGACTGGGTGCCAGCATCTGGTCCAACAACCTGTCAGAAGTTCATCGCATGATCCCACGTATCAAGTCCGGCTCTGTCTGGGTCAACTGCCACACCGCACTCGACCCGGCGCTGCCATTCGGCGGTTACAAACAGTCCGGTCTCGGCCGTGAAATGGGCAGCGATGTCATCGAACACTACACCGAAGTGAAGTCGGTTCTGATGAGTATCTGA
- a CDS encoding HAD-IIB family hydrolase has translation MSERLLIYTDLDGSLLDHYSYGFAPAAELLGRLAEHSVPVIPVTSKTRAELIPLRVALSNPHPFVVENGAAVFIPEYYFPEPVSGCEVYGDFLCQRFSEPRGVWQQLLIELKPLFTNEFISFSEAGVSGIIEMTGLSPASAALANQRDFSEPVYWLGSENRKQQFIRAAQRHGANVLEGGRFLHITGQCDKGKALNWLSERYRQFNPGNHFTTLAAGDSQNDLAMLSAADLAVLIRSPVHPPPVLEHPRLNITEAMGPDGWNEAVSRLAAPFLRFSDSDYPQGKE, from the coding sequence ATGAGCGAAAGATTACTGATCTATACCGATTTAGATGGTTCTCTGCTGGATCATTACAGTTACGGCTTTGCTCCGGCGGCAGAGCTGCTCGGCCGTCTGGCTGAGCATTCGGTGCCGGTTATTCCTGTGACCAGTAAAACCCGTGCGGAGCTGATTCCTTTGCGGGTAGCGTTGTCTAATCCACATCCATTTGTTGTTGAGAATGGCGCAGCCGTTTTTATACCTGAGTACTATTTCCCTGAGCCTGTTTCGGGATGCGAAGTCTATGGCGATTTTTTGTGTCAGCGGTTTTCTGAACCGCGTGGTGTCTGGCAGCAGCTTCTGATAGAACTTAAGCCGCTGTTTACAAACGAGTTCATTAGTTTTTCTGAAGCCGGGGTCAGCGGCATTATTGAGATGACTGGGCTCTCTCCTGCATCGGCTGCCCTCGCCAACCAACGGGATTTCAGTGAGCCGGTTTACTGGCTCGGCAGCGAGAATCGTAAACAGCAATTTATCCGGGCTGCTCAGCGTCATGGGGCTAACGTACTTGAGGGTGGCCGGTTCCTGCATATCACCGGTCAGTGCGATAAAGGCAAAGCTTTAAACTGGCTGAGTGAACGCTATCGCCAGTTTAACCCCGGCAATCACTTTACTACCCTCGCCGCAGGGGACAGTCAGAATGATCTGGCGATGCTCAGCGCGGCGGATCTCGCCGTGTTAATCCGCTCTCCCGTACACCCTCCTCCGGTTCTGGAACACCCTCGGCTGAACATCACTGAAGCGATGGGGCCGGATGGCTGGAACGAAGCCGTGTCACGGCTGGCGGCACCCTTTCTCAGATTTTCCGATTCAGATTACCCACAGGGTAAGGAGTAG
- a CDS encoding glycosyl transferase translates to MADFYQNGIITTLHNLSHRPVEDLEQDLLRFSQKRPLGIILPSLFSELEGPALGNIIDEISRVPYLNEIVIGLDRADEAQFRFAQSFFSKLPQHHRILWNDGPRLRALDAELQALDLAPKEPGKGRNVWYCMGYVLASGRAESVALHDCDITTYTRELLARLIYPVAHPQFNYEFCKGFYTRVADGKINGRVSRLLVTPLLRSLKKILPGSHYLEYMDSYRYPLAGEFSFRRDVLNDIRIPSDWGLEIGVLSEMHRNYSNNRLCQVDIADRYDHKHQDLSLDNVNAGLSKMSIDITKALFRKLATQGHTFSSESFRTLKATYYRIALDFVETYHNDALMNGLKLDIHAEEEAAEMFARNIMIAGDEFLNHPMEKPFIPSWNRVVSAMPDVFDRLIEAVEADNKAFL, encoded by the coding sequence ATGGCTGATTTTTATCAGAACGGCATCATTACCACCCTGCACAACCTGTCACATCGTCCGGTTGAGGATCTGGAGCAGGATCTGCTCCGTTTCAGCCAGAAACGTCCTCTGGGGATTATTCTGCCTTCGCTGTTTTCCGAACTGGAGGGGCCTGCGCTGGGCAATATTATCGATGAGATCAGCCGGGTGCCCTATCTGAATGAGATCGTGATCGGTCTGGATCGGGCCGATGAAGCACAATTCCGGTTCGCCCAGTCTTTCTTCAGCAAACTGCCGCAGCATCACCGTATTTTATGGAACGATGGCCCCCGGCTACGGGCACTGGACGCGGAGCTGCAGGCACTGGATCTGGCGCCAAAGGAGCCCGGTAAAGGCCGTAATGTCTGGTATTGCATGGGGTATGTGCTGGCTTCAGGGCGGGCAGAATCTGTGGCTCTGCACGATTGTGATATCACTACCTACACGCGGGAGCTGCTGGCGAGGCTGATCTATCCTGTAGCGCACCCTCAGTTTAACTACGAGTTCTGCAAAGGGTTCTATACCCGTGTGGCCGATGGCAAGATCAACGGCCGCGTCAGTCGCCTGCTGGTCACGCCTCTGCTGCGATCTCTGAAGAAAATTTTACCCGGCAGTCACTATCTGGAGTATATGGACAGCTATCGCTATCCGCTTGCCGGTGAGTTCTCCTTCCGCCGCGACGTGCTCAACGACATACGCATCCCCAGCGACTGGGGACTGGAGATCGGCGTGCTCTCAGAGATGCACCGCAACTATTCAAATAACCGTCTCTGTCAGGTGGATATCGCTGATCGCTATGATCACAAGCATCAGGATCTGTCTCTGGATAACGTCAATGCCGGTCTGTCGAAAATGTCGATCGACATTACCAAAGCGCTGTTCCGCAAGCTGGCGACTCAGGGGCATACCTTCAGCAGTGAGAGCTTCCGTACCCTGAAAGCGACCTATTACCGGATCGCGCTGGATTTTGTCGAAACTTACCATAACGATGCGCTGATGAATGGCCTGAAACTGGATATTCATGCCGAGGAGGAAGCCGCCGAGATGTTTGCCCGCAATATTATGATTGCCGGCGATGAGTTCCTGAACCACCCGATGGAGAAACCGTTTATCCCAAGCTGGAACCGGGTGGTCAGCGCGATGCCGGATGTGTTCGACCGTCTGATCGAGGCCGTCGAAGCTGATAACAAAGCCTTTCTCTGA
- a CDS encoding sugar phosphorylase produces the protein MNTAMEQLNYTLQSHLQLIYEQIEGVDITELAEELISLMRLEQVTAAPVPHQNHWDQRDVIMIGYGDALHHPEETPLQTLYRFLHNPCEGLISGVHILPFFPYSSDDGFAVTDFYNVRDSAGTWSDIETISAEFRLMSDLVLNHCSSRSEWFGNFIQGRGTGHDYFFTADPASDLSAVVRPRTSPLLHPVKTEQGLQHVWCTFSQDQVDLDFRNPAVLKEFVRIIRLYLDHGVNIFRLDAVAFLWKVPGTSCLNLAETHEIVRLLRTLIEYACPTAMIITETNIPSRENLSYFGNANEAHCVYNFSLPPLLLHALITGNNRYLRQWMMSMPPAQDGTAFFNFIASHDGIGLRPVEGILSDEEVDELIATMQNFGGHVSWRALDSGINKPYEINIALFDALQGTVQGKDNLAEARFICAHTIMLALEGIPGIYFQSLLGSHNDYERVKMTGHFRSINRHHWQYRDLEQQLSDPESHHARIFSELKRLIAIRIRQRAFHPNATQFTLHLGEQIFGFWRQSIDRRQSIFCLSNISDQPATLQLSDLNLISTNDWHDLLTQQPCPDLQATMELKPYQSLWLSNM, from the coding sequence GTGAATACTGCAATGGAACAGCTCAACTATACCCTGCAGAGCCATCTGCAGCTTATTTATGAGCAGATAGAGGGCGTGGACATCACTGAGCTGGCTGAAGAGCTGATCAGCCTGATGCGTCTGGAGCAAGTCACCGCCGCACCCGTTCCCCATCAAAACCACTGGGATCAGCGGGATGTCATTATGATCGGTTACGGTGACGCGCTGCATCATCCGGAGGAAACGCCCCTGCAAACCCTGTATCGGTTTCTGCACAACCCGTGCGAAGGGCTGATCAGCGGGGTGCATATTCTGCCGTTTTTTCCCTACAGTTCAGACGATGGCTTTGCCGTAACCGATTTTTACAACGTCCGCGATAGTGCAGGAACCTGGAGCGATATAGAGACGATATCGGCTGAATTCCGGTTAATGAGCGATTTAGTACTCAATCACTGCTCATCCCGGAGCGAGTGGTTCGGTAACTTTATACAAGGCCGGGGCACTGGCCATGATTATTTTTTCACGGCAGACCCGGCATCTGATCTTTCTGCGGTGGTGCGTCCCCGTACCAGCCCGCTTCTGCATCCGGTAAAAACCGAACAGGGGCTGCAGCATGTCTGGTGCACCTTCAGCCAGGATCAGGTTGATCTGGATTTTCGCAACCCGGCGGTTTTGAAGGAGTTTGTCCGGATTATTCGCCTCTATCTCGATCACGGGGTGAATATCTTCCGGCTGGATGCGGTGGCTTTTCTGTGGAAGGTTCCCGGCACCAGTTGCCTCAATCTGGCTGAGACCCATGAGATTGTCCGCCTGCTGCGCACACTGATCGAATACGCCTGCCCAACGGCAATGATCATTACCGAGACCAATATTCCCAGCCGCGAAAATCTCTCCTATTTCGGTAACGCTAACGAAGCGCACTGTGTGTATAACTTCTCGCTGCCGCCTTTGCTGCTGCATGCCCTGATCACCGGCAATAACCGCTATCTGCGGCAGTGGATGATGAGCATGCCCCCGGCTCAGGATGGCACCGCCTTCTTCAACTTTATCGCCTCCCACGATGGCATCGGCCTGCGCCCGGTAGAAGGCATTCTGTCCGATGAAGAGGTAGATGAGCTGATCGCTACGATGCAGAACTTTGGTGGACATGTCTCATGGCGCGCACTGGACAGCGGGATCAACAAACCCTATGAGATCAATATCGCCCTGTTCGATGCACTACAGGGTACCGTGCAGGGTAAAGACAATCTGGCTGAGGCACGATTTATCTGTGCCCACACCATTATGCTCGCGCTGGAGGGTATTCCGGGTATCTATTTCCAGAGTTTGCTCGGCAGCCACAACGATTATGAACGGGTGAAAATGACCGGACACTTCCGCTCAATTAATCGTCACCATTGGCAGTACCGCGATCTCGAGCAGCAACTGAGCGATCCCGAAAGCCACCACGCCCGTATCTTCAGCGAACTGAAACGACTGATCGCCATTCGCATTCGCCAGCGCGCGTTTCATCCCAACGCCACCCAGTTCACCCTGCATCTGGGCGAGCAGATCTTCGGCTTCTGGCGCCAGAGTATCGACCGGCGGCAAAGCATATTCTGCCTCAGCAATATCAGTGACCAACCCGCCACCCTGCAACTGTCTGACCTGAATCTGATCAGCACCAACGACTGGCATGATCTGCTCACCCAGCAGCCCTGCCCGGACCTGCAGGCGACAATGGAGCTGAAGCCCTATCAGAGCTTGTGGTTATCGAATATGTAG